In Actinopolyspora saharensis, the genomic window CGCCGTGTACGACGGCTCGCTGCTGTCCGTGGACGGCAACTACGACGACGTGAACAGGCTCGCCACGGAGCTGGCGGGTGAGCACGAGGACTGGGCGTTCGTCAACGTCAACGTCCGCCCCTACTACTCGGAAGGCTCCAAGACCCTCGCCTTCGAGGTCGCCGAGCAGCTCGGATGGCGACTGCCCGAGCAGGTCGTCGTCCCGATCGCCTCCGGCTCGCAGCTGACCAAGGTCGACAAGGGCTTCCGCGAGCTCGGCGAGGTCGGGCTGGTCGAGCCGACCCCGTACCGGCTCTTCGGCGCCCAGGCATCCGGGTGCTCCCCGGTGGCCAACGCCTACAAGGGCGAGCAGGACGTGGTCCAGCCGGTCCGCCCGGACACCATCGCGCGTTCGCTGGCCATCGGCGCCCCGGCCGACGGCCCGTACGTGCTGGACACCGTCCGCCGCACCAACGGTGCCGTCGAGGACGTGAGCGACGAGGAGGTCATCGAGGGCATCAGGTTGCTGGCCCGCACGGAGGGCATCTTCGCCGAGACGGCCGGAGGCGTGACCGTCGCCACCGCGAAGAAGCTGATCGAGGCGGGGCAGATCGACCCCGACTCCGAGACGGTGCTGATGATCACCGGTGACGGCCTCAAGACGATGGACTCCCTGCAGGAGCACATCGGCCCGAAGGCCACCGTGGAGCCGAACACGGAGGCCGTGGACCGGGCGCTGAACGGCTGAACGACTCGTTCTCCCCGGCGCTGCCCGGGCATCGGGGCAGCGCTCGGGAACGGGTTCGCGACGAGCACGGCGCGGGTGGGAGCGAACTGCTCGCTCCCACCCACCCGTCACGGGCGACCCTCTCCCCGCGACCTGCTGGCGAATCACTCCTCGGGACGAAGGGGATTGCCGGATCCGACCACGCGCAACCTCCCCGGATCGCCCAGTACCGCGATGTCGCCGCGGCGA contains:
- the thrC gene encoding threonine synthase, coding for MTAAAQTQTDAANRKLDLGPAAELVSKEEGHRQPLAPEFVCLEDFSPLEVTYDFGRVRREDIEAGPNSIWRYKNLLPVPSDVEQHPNTDPGCTRLIRADALAEALGVKRIWVKDDTGNPTHSFKDRVVAVALAAAREFGFKVLACPSTGNLANAVGAAAARAGWDSVVLVPSSLERAKVLMTAVYDGSLLSVDGNYDDVNRLATELAGEHEDWAFVNVNVRPYYSEGSKTLAFEVAEQLGWRLPEQVVVPIASGSQLTKVDKGFRELGEVGLVEPTPYRLFGAQASGCSPVANAYKGEQDVVQPVRPDTIARSLAIGAPADGPYVLDTVRRTNGAVEDVSDEEVIEGIRLLARTEGIFAETAGGVTVATAKKLIEAGQIDPDSETVLMITGDGLKTMDSLQEHIGPKATVEPNTEAVDRALNG